The genomic window GGTTTTCAATGCCCCCTCTTTCCATGGATTCCAGCAGGCTGACAATGGCATAAGCCGTATGAAGTCCTTTGGATTCGGCCAGTTCCTTGATGCCCAGGGGATGGAAAAACCGGTAGTAGAGTTTCCGGACATACCCCGGCCGGATATCCGCGTCATACACGGAATTGACAATCCGAATCAGCTCATGGTCCCGTGAATCGAAAAATATGACATCCAATCGGTTCAAATCCATTTCAGTTACAAAAATCCCGGTGCGGTTGTTTTTCTTTCGATCATAGTCCGGCCCGCGGATTTAATCAATATCCAGATCATCGGTTTCGATGATCAATTCATATTCTCCGCCGCCTGCCGCCCGTTTGATGGCAAACCCCAGTTTTCCGCCCAGTTTGAGCATCTGGGTGTTTTCTGAAAGTACCAGCCCCATAACCCGCCGGATGCCCATCTGCCGGGCCGCTTTCAGGCACTGGGTCAAAAGCGAGGAACCGATGCCTTTGCCCTGCCAGTCATCACTGATGGCAATGGCGAATTCCGCCTGGGTTTTATCGGGGAACACAATGATCCGGCAAACCCCGGCCATTTTCTGGTTTTGCTCATTTCCCATCAAAGCCACCAGAGCGATCTCCCGGTCATAATCGATCTGGGTCAGTTTGATGAGCATGTCCCTGGACAATTCTTTCAGAGGGGAGAAAAACCGCATGTATTTGCTTCGGGATGACAGGGAATGAAAATGATCGATCATCAGGTCCGCATCGCTGGGCCGGATCGGACGGATAAAAAACGGCTGACCGTCCACGGTTTCTCCCAAAGATTCATACTGCCAGGGGTAGGAGCTGATAATCAGATGCATGGGAGAGGGCACGGATGCCGGTGCAATAAACACCCGGGCATCCACGGCCGTTAAAACCCCGTTTTTCACCATCAACGGATTGATGTCCAGAATTTCAATTTCAGGAAAATCGGTCATCAGTCTTCCCACCCGAATCAGCAGCTCTTCCAGGCGTGCCATATCAATGGGTTGAATGTTTCTGAATCCCTTGAGAACGGATGCGATTTTTGTCTTTCCGATCAAATGGGCGGCAAGCATGCGGTTCAGGGGCGGCAGACCCATGGATATGTCGCTGAACACTTCTGTTAACACGCCGCCCATACCGAAAAGAATCACCGGACCGAAATGGGGATCTTTTTTGGCACCGATGAACAGTTCAAAATCAGCCCGATCCTGCATGGACTGAACAGTGACACCCGTGATGTGTGCACCAGGAAAATGCTGTCTGGCGTTTGCCATAATCTGACTGTAGGCCGTTTTGACATCTTCGGGCGTATTGAGATTCAATGCCACGCCGTTGCAGTCTGATTTATGGGGGATGTCCCGGGAACAGATTTTCAGCACCACGGGGAATCCCGTCCGGACCGCCATTTCCAGGGCCGCCTCCCGGGTGTCGGCGATTTTTGTGTCATTAACAGGAATACCGTATGCCTCCAGCAGGGCCTTGGCCGTATTTTCCAGAAGACAGGTGTCTTTTTCCGCCATGGCGTTTTGGATGATTTTGCCGGCGATATCCCGGTGAATGATCAGCTTGGTGTCGGTGCGGATAGGGATCTGGGTCAGCCGTTCAATGTTTTTTCCATATTCATACAGGTTTTTGAATGCCCGGACCGCCCGTTCCGCCGAGTCATAGGTGACAATCCCGGCCTGATTGAACACCTGTCTGGCCTTTGCCACATTGTCACCGCCGATCCAGGCGGTGAACACAGGGCAGGAAACCGTCTGAAGATGGGGGATCAGAAGCTCGGCCAGCGCCAGGGTATCCATGGTGCCGGCCGGTGAGCAGATCAGCAGCAGGGCATCGGTTTTCGGATCAGCGGCACAGTGTTTGACCGTATCTATATAAGCGGATGCCGGGGTGTCCCCTAAAATGTCAACGGGATTGCTCCGGCTCCAGTTGTCAGGCAGCAGTGCATCGAGTCGGTCCAGAGTTTCCCGAGACAACGGGGCCGGCTCCATGCCGTAAGATGCCAGGGCATCGGCCGCCATAACTCCGGGGCCGCCGGCATTGGTGATGATGGTCAGGCCGCTTCCCTTGGGCCTTTGCTGTTTTGCCAGAAACTGGGCACCGTCGAACAGCTCTTCAAATTCCGTGACCCTGAGAATGCCGGCCCGCTGGAAGGCCGTGTCATACAGGATGTCTTCTTTGGCCATGGCCCCGGTGTGGGATGCGGCGGCTTTGGCCCCGGCCCTGGATCTTCCGGATTTGAGGACAATGATGGGCTTGATGCGGGACACGGCCCGGGCCGCGCTCATGAAATTCCGGATATGGGTGATGTCTTCCATATACATCACAATACTTGCCACCGATCTCTGAGACCCCAGATAATCGATCATGTCGGCAAAATCCACATCCACCATGGAACCTAAGCTGACAAAATGGCTGAACCCCACGTTTTCCCGAAGGGCCAGATCCAGCACGGAGGTGCACACGGCCCCGCTCTGGGACAAAAAAGCCATGTTGCCGGGCAAAGGGGTCAGATGGGCGAAGCTGGCATTCAGGGAAACGGCCGTGTTCATGATGCCAAGGCAGTTGGGACCGATGATTCTGAGGTCGGATTTTTGGGCAGCTGCCAGGATCTGTTCTTCAATGGCCTGTCCTTTGGCACCGGACTCCCGCCCGCCGGATGATACCACCACAGCGCCGGCAATGTTTTTTTCCCCGCACGCCGCCACCAGTTCCGGCACCATCTGGATCGGGGTGGCAATCACTGCCATGTCCACGGGTTTTTCAATTTTCTGAACCCGGGACACACAAGGCCGGTCAAACACTTTCCTGTGCCTGGGGTTGACGGGAAACACATCAAAGTTTCCTTTGCCGGAGAGCAGGTTTTTCATCATGGCACAGCCCACAGATCCCTTTTTTTCACTGGCCCCGATCACTGCCACGCTTTTGGGTTTGAACAGCCGGTCCAGATGATGC from Desulfotignum phosphitoxidans DSM 13687 includes these protein-coding regions:
- a CDS encoding bifunctional acetate--CoA ligase family protein/GNAT family N-acetyltransferase; the encoded protein is MTTHHLDRLFKPKSVAVIGASEKKGSVGCAMMKNLLSGKGNFDVFPVNPRHRKVFDRPCVSRVQKIEKPVDMAVIATPIQMVPELVAACGEKNIAGAVVVSSGGRESGAKGQAIEEQILAAAQKSDLRIIGPNCLGIMNTAVSLNASFAHLTPLPGNMAFLSQSGAVCTSVLDLALRENVGFSHFVSLGSMVDVDFADMIDYLGSQRSVASIVMYMEDITHIRNFMSAARAVSRIKPIIVLKSGRSRAGAKAAASHTGAMAKEDILYDTAFQRAGILRVTEFEELFDGAQFLAKQQRPKGSGLTIITNAGGPGVMAADALASYGMEPAPLSRETLDRLDALLPDNWSRSNPVDILGDTPASAYIDTVKHCAADPKTDALLLICSPAGTMDTLALAELLIPHLQTVSCPVFTAWIGGDNVAKARQVFNQAGIVTYDSAERAVRAFKNLYEYGKNIERLTQIPIRTDTKLIIHRDIAGKIIQNAMAEKDTCLLENTAKALLEAYGIPVNDTKIADTREAALEMAVRTGFPVVLKICSRDIPHKSDCNGVALNLNTPEDVKTAYSQIMANARQHFPGAHITGVTVQSMQDRADFELFIGAKKDPHFGPVILFGMGGVLTEVFSDISMGLPPLNRMLAAHLIGKTKIASVLKGFRNIQPIDMARLEELLIRVGRLMTDFPEIEILDINPLMVKNGVLTAVDARVFIAPASVPSPMHLIISSYPWQYESLGETVDGQPFFIRPIRPSDADLMIDHFHSLSSRSKYMRFFSPLKELSRDMLIKLTQIDYDREIALVALMGNEQNQKMAGVCRIIVFPDKTQAEFAIAISDDWQGKGIGSSLLTQCLKAARQMGIRRVMGLVLSENTQMLKLGGKLGFAIKRAAGGGEYELIIETDDLDID